One genomic segment of Amycolatopsis sp. Hca4 includes these proteins:
- a CDS encoding ABC transporter permease, which translates to MRHYLLRRAGQAVFVLWAAFTVSFLILYLLPGDAVSAKLATGEAGSSATPEQLAAARAEYGLDSPLPVQYLKRLVSALHGDFGRSIATGDDATHMVVTALPPTLAVTGLALVFAVLFGGGSAFLGTFTRFRWLRQALLSLPSLAISLPPFWVGLLLIQFFSFRLRLLPALGTQGFETIILPAITLALPTGAIIGQVLARSLATQQEEPYAEIAAAKGASRWRVHFGHLLRNAAVPALTVAGVVAGNLVAGSVITETVFSRDGVGRITAAAVTAQDIPVVQAVIVLAALVFVVLNLVVDLLYPLLDPRIARTPEVARG; encoded by the coding sequence GTGAGGCACTACCTGCTGCGCCGCGCCGGGCAGGCGGTGTTCGTGCTCTGGGCGGCGTTCACGGTGTCGTTCCTGATCCTCTACCTGCTGCCGGGTGACGCCGTTTCGGCGAAGCTCGCCACCGGCGAGGCGGGCTCGTCGGCGACGCCGGAGCAGCTGGCCGCCGCCCGCGCGGAGTACGGCCTCGACTCGCCGCTGCCGGTCCAGTACCTGAAACGGCTGGTCTCGGCGCTGCACGGCGACTTCGGGCGCAGCATCGCCACCGGCGACGACGCGACGCACATGGTCGTCACGGCCCTGCCGCCGACCCTGGCGGTGACCGGCCTGGCGCTGGTGTTCGCGGTGCTGTTCGGCGGCGGCTCGGCGTTCCTCGGCACGTTCACCCGGTTCCGCTGGCTGCGGCAGGCGCTGCTCTCCCTGCCGTCGCTGGCGATCTCGCTGCCGCCGTTCTGGGTCGGGCTGCTGCTGATCCAGTTCTTCTCGTTCCGGCTGCGGCTGCTGCCCGCCCTCGGCACCCAGGGCTTCGAGACGATCATCCTGCCCGCGATCACCCTGGCCCTGCCGACCGGCGCGATCATCGGGCAGGTCCTGGCGCGCAGCCTCGCCACGCAGCAGGAGGAGCCGTACGCGGAGATCGCCGCGGCCAAGGGCGCGAGCCGCTGGCGCGTCCACTTCGGACACCTGCTGCGCAACGCCGCCGTGCCGGCGCTGACCGTCGCCGGCGTGGTGGCGGGCAACCTGGTCGCCGGTTCGGTGATCACCGAGACGGTGTTCTCGCGCGACGGCGTCGGCCGGATCACCGCGGCCGCCGTCACCGCGCAGGACATCCCGGTGGTGCAGGCGGTGATCGTGCTGGCCGCGCTCGTGTTCGTGGTGCTCAACCTGGTCGTCGACCTGCTCTACCCGCTGCTCGACCCGCGCATCGCCCGGACACCGGAGGTGGCTCGTGGTTGA
- a CDS encoding TIGR03564 family F420-dependent LLM class oxidoreductase — protein MIIGAALPAGDLSGAANSVETLLAQTREAAAAGLRSVWFSQLFDHDALTLAALAGREVPGIAVGTAVVPLYPRHPLHLAAQAQTAQAATGGRFTLGVGLGVRGLLEPAFGFEYPPPIASLRESLVVLREVFEGGRPAFDGETLTACPPLPTSVPGGGGVPIVVAAMGRQALRVAGELADGTLPFLAGPRALAEHIVPTLTKAAADAGRPEPRVIAAVPVVVTEDVEPVRQIAAVHLGYYGDIPSYRRILDVEGVTHAAELALVGDERVVAAGLRRYFDAGATEVVLIQSGMRSSRERLRTWELAGSLS, from the coding sequence ATGATCATCGGTGCCGCGCTGCCCGCCGGAGACCTGTCCGGGGCCGCCAACAGCGTCGAGACGCTGCTCGCCCAGACCCGCGAGGCCGCGGCCGCCGGGCTGCGCTCGGTGTGGTTTTCGCAGCTGTTCGACCACGACGCCCTCACCCTCGCGGCCCTCGCCGGGCGGGAGGTACCCGGGATCGCGGTCGGGACGGCGGTGGTCCCGCTCTACCCGCGCCACCCGCTCCACCTGGCGGCCCAGGCCCAGACGGCCCAGGCGGCCACCGGCGGCCGGTTCACGCTCGGGGTGGGGCTGGGGGTGCGGGGGCTGCTGGAACCGGCGTTCGGGTTCGAATACCCGCCGCCGATCGCTTCGCTGCGTGAGTCGCTGGTCGTGCTGCGGGAGGTTTTCGAGGGTGGCCGTCCGGCGTTCGACGGCGAGACGCTGACGGCGTGCCCGCCGCTGCCGACGTCGGTGCCGGGCGGGGGTGGCGTCCCGATCGTGGTGGCGGCGATGGGCCGCCAGGCGTTGCGGGTGGCCGGGGAACTGGCCGACGGCACCCTGCCGTTCCTGGCCGGGCCGCGGGCACTGGCCGAGCACATCGTGCCGACGCTGACGAAGGCCGCCGCGGACGCGGGCCGGCCGGAGCCGCGGGTGATCGCGGCGGTTCCGGTGGTGGTGACCGAGGACGTCGAGCCGGTCCGGCAGATCGCCGCGGTGCACCTGGGGTACTACGGGGACATTCCGTCCTATCGCCGGATCCTGGACGTCGAAGGGGTCACGCATGCGGCGGAGCTGGCGTTGGTGGGGGACGAGCGGGTGGTGGCGGCGGGGTTGCGCCGGTACTTCGACGCCGGGGCGACGGAGGTGGTCCTGATCCAGTCGGGGATGCGGTCGTCGCGGGAGCGGCTGCGGACGTGGGAACTCGCCGGGTCGCTCAGCTGA
- a CDS encoding pyridoxal-dependent decarboxylase, exosortase A system-associated yields MANTTEAAAAPHRRAGGVLTVGGVPVDRLAARVGTTPFFAYDRSLVTTRVERVRAALPDDVELSYAVKANPMPALLHHLSGLVDGLDVASAGELRQALDTTVPPERISFAGPGKTAAELARAVAAGVTVELESTTELARVREAGERLGLTPRVALRVNPDFAVRGSGMRLGGGPQQFGIDAERVPAVLAEVGAAGLDFQGFHVFAGSQNLRAESLCEAQRATVDLVLQLAEAAPGPVRSVNLGGGFGIPYTARDTALDLDEVGENLAKLLDVSLRPALPDARVVIELGRYLVGEAGVYLTRVVDRKVSRGTTFLVVDGGLHHQLAASGNFGQAIRRNYPLALASAPGGPEETVTVVGCLCTPLDLLGDRVSLPGAAIGDLIAIFQAGAYGLTASPTAFLGHPAPPEVLV; encoded by the coding sequence ATGGCGAACACGACGGAAGCCGCGGCGGCGCCGCATCGCCGCGCCGGCGGTGTGCTCACCGTGGGCGGCGTGCCCGTGGACCGGCTCGCGGCGCGGGTCGGCACCACTCCCTTCTTCGCCTACGACCGCTCGCTCGTCACCACCCGCGTCGAGCGGGTCCGTGCCGCACTGCCCGACGACGTCGAACTGAGCTACGCGGTCAAGGCCAACCCGATGCCCGCGCTGCTGCACCACCTCAGCGGCCTCGTCGACGGCCTCGACGTCGCCTCCGCCGGGGAACTGCGGCAGGCGCTCGACACGACCGTCCCCCCGGAACGGATCAGCTTCGCCGGGCCCGGCAAGACCGCGGCCGAGCTGGCCCGCGCGGTCGCCGCCGGGGTCACCGTCGAGCTCGAGTCCACCACCGAGCTCGCCCGGGTGCGGGAGGCCGGCGAGCGCCTCGGCCTCACCCCGCGCGTGGCGCTGCGGGTCAACCCGGACTTCGCGGTCCGCGGCTCCGGCATGCGCCTGGGCGGCGGCCCGCAGCAGTTCGGCATCGACGCCGAGCGCGTGCCCGCCGTCCTCGCCGAGGTCGGCGCGGCCGGCCTGGACTTCCAGGGCTTCCACGTCTTCGCCGGCTCCCAGAACCTGCGCGCGGAAAGCCTGTGCGAGGCCCAGCGCGCGACCGTCGATCTGGTGCTGCAGCTGGCCGAGGCCGCGCCCGGCCCGGTGCGGTCGGTGAACCTCGGCGGCGGCTTCGGCATTCCCTACACCGCGCGCGACACGGCACTGGACCTCGACGAGGTCGGCGAGAACCTGGCCAAGCTCCTGGACGTCTCGCTGCGGCCCGCGCTGCCCGACGCGCGCGTGGTGATCGAGCTCGGCCGCTACCTCGTCGGCGAGGCCGGGGTCTACCTCACCCGCGTGGTCGACCGGAAGGTCTCGCGCGGCACGACGTTCCTCGTCGTCGACGGCGGCCTGCACCACCAGCTCGCCGCGTCCGGCAACTTCGGCCAGGCCATCCGCCGCAACTACCCGCTCGCACTGGCGTCCGCGCCCGGCGGTCCGGAAGAGACGGTGACGGTGGTCGGCTGCCTGTGCACCCCGCTCGACCTGCTCGGCGACCGGGTTTCCCTGCCCGGGGCGGCGATCGGCGACCTGATCGCCATCTTCCAGGCCGGCGCCTACGGCCTGACCGCCAGCCCCACCGCCTTCCTCGGGCACCCGGCGCCGCCCGAAGTCCTCGTCTGA
- a CDS encoding AfsR/SARP family transcriptional regulator, with protein MPDPGFRVLGLLQVRGSEPVVVTARRQQVVLALLLLNGNRVVPLEVLLDALWGPEPPATARAQVQTCVSALRRALAKAGLGERISARGSGYCLDLAPGELDLHEFEALVARGRAARRPEEARAAFREALALWRGEPLTGIDSGVVRAHQVRIAERRVEVLEDCLDAELELGLHREVVGEISVLTEEYPLRERFVLQLMTALHRCGRRVEALAAYRAVRRRFVDELGLEPGVALRELHQDILAGSSDTPASGRAVPRMLPARLPYFTGHERLLAALRRGLTDDGPGAAVVTVLTGRGGAGKSAVAAEAAHRAAPAFPDGVLYARLADEDAADVLARFLHALGVPAAGIPDDLDGRAALYRSVLAGRRVLTVLEDAASLARVTPFVADARGCRLLVTTCARVPALPGVAVAELDVLDGAEGVELLSALVGEDRVTAELSDAVELVELCGGLPVAVTAAATHVAARPGRTLAQAVARLRAEGDRIGRLGAGVRAAVGRGLADVPAPARDLFARLALLPAGSWPGWAATALADVGPAEAADALESLVDARLVDVAGARYRLPSLTRLLALEMLAAQPLDARSAASRRLFGAWLHLTDEVRGAEAGRAPRTPVVADLGDRGTWYDRESAGLLAAVRQAADAGEPGYCAELALAVADLAGARGRHADWRESGETALRVVVPAGDRRAEAALERSLGELAVRESRFADAAGRITRALTAGEQAGGVSWDELVRQVLAGVDRARAAMPASPVSPVGVPGEPAAGNRTASPRIALGRNQFELAADRAQPDGAPRSVARAGHRRLPRPRPISWRRESEYPEEA; from the coding sequence TTGCCCGATCCCGGTTTCCGCGTGCTGGGCCTGCTGCAGGTCCGCGGCAGCGAGCCGGTCGTCGTGACCGCGCGCCGCCAGCAGGTGGTGCTCGCGCTGCTGCTGCTCAACGGCAACCGCGTGGTACCGCTGGAGGTGCTGCTCGACGCGCTGTGGGGCCCCGAGCCGCCCGCGACCGCCCGCGCGCAGGTCCAGACCTGCGTGTCGGCCCTGCGGCGCGCGCTGGCGAAAGCCGGGCTGGGCGAACGGATCTCCGCCCGCGGCAGCGGCTACTGCCTCGACCTCGCGCCCGGGGAGCTGGACCTGCACGAGTTCGAGGCGCTGGTGGCCCGTGGCCGCGCCGCGCGGCGGCCGGAGGAAGCACGGGCAGCGTTCCGCGAAGCGCTGGCGCTGTGGCGCGGGGAACCGCTCACCGGGATCGACAGCGGTGTCGTGCGCGCCCACCAGGTCCGCATCGCCGAGCGCCGGGTGGAGGTGCTCGAGGACTGCCTCGACGCCGAGCTCGAGCTGGGCCTGCACCGCGAGGTCGTCGGCGAGATCTCGGTGCTGACCGAGGAGTACCCGCTGCGCGAGCGGTTCGTGCTCCAGCTGATGACCGCGCTGCACCGGTGCGGCCGCCGGGTCGAGGCGCTCGCCGCCTACCGGGCCGTGCGCCGCCGCTTCGTCGACGAACTGGGCCTGGAACCCGGCGTCGCGCTGCGCGAACTGCACCAGGACATCCTCGCCGGGTCGAGTGACACGCCGGCGAGCGGCCGCGCGGTCCCGCGGATGCTGCCGGCGCGGCTGCCGTACTTCACCGGGCACGAGCGGCTGCTGGCCGCGCTGCGGCGTGGCCTCACCGACGACGGCCCGGGCGCGGCCGTGGTCACCGTCCTCACCGGACGCGGCGGGGCGGGCAAGTCCGCCGTGGCGGCGGAAGCCGCGCACCGGGCCGCGCCGGCGTTCCCCGACGGGGTGCTCTACGCGCGGCTCGCCGACGAGGACGCCGCCGACGTGCTCGCGCGCTTCCTGCACGCGCTCGGCGTTCCCGCGGCGGGGATCCCCGACGACCTGGACGGCCGGGCCGCGCTGTACCGCAGCGTGCTCGCCGGGCGCCGGGTCCTGACCGTGCTGGAGGACGCCGCGAGCCTGGCGCGCGTCACGCCGTTCGTCGCCGACGCCCGTGGCTGCCGGCTGCTGGTCACCACCTGCGCCCGCGTCCCGGCGCTGCCCGGCGTGGCGGTGGCCGAGCTCGACGTGCTGGACGGCGCGGAGGGGGTCGAGCTGCTGTCCGCGCTGGTCGGCGAGGACCGCGTCACGGCGGAGCTGTCCGACGCGGTGGAGCTGGTCGAGCTGTGCGGCGGGCTGCCCGTGGCGGTGACGGCGGCGGCCACGCACGTCGCGGCGCGGCCGGGGCGCACGCTGGCCCAGGCGGTGGCCCGGCTGCGGGCCGAGGGCGACCGGATCGGCCGCCTCGGCGCGGGCGTCCGGGCGGCCGTCGGGCGCGGCCTGGCGGACGTGCCCGCGCCGGCCAGAGACCTGTTCGCCCGGCTCGCGCTGCTGCCCGCGGGCAGCTGGCCGGGCTGGGCCGCGACGGCACTGGCGGACGTCGGCCCGGCCGAAGCCGCCGACGCGCTGGAGTCGCTGGTGGACGCCCGTCTGGTCGACGTCGCCGGAGCCCGCTACCGGCTACCGTCCCTGACCCGGCTGCTGGCACTGGAAATGCTTGCGGCGCAACCACTTGACGCGCGCTCGGCGGCGTCCCGGCGGCTCTTCGGCGCCTGGCTGCACCTGACCGACGAGGTCCGGGGCGCCGAGGCAGGCCGCGCGCCGCGGACACCGGTGGTCGCCGACCTCGGCGACCGCGGCACGTGGTACGACCGGGAGTCGGCGGGCCTGCTGGCCGCGGTGCGCCAGGCCGCCGACGCGGGGGAGCCGGGGTACTGCGCGGAACTGGCGCTGGCGGTGGCCGACCTGGCGGGCGCGCGGGGCCGGCACGCGGACTGGCGCGAGAGCGGCGAAACGGCGTTGCGCGTGGTGGTCCCGGCGGGCGACCGGCGGGCCGAGGCGGCGCTGGAACGGTCCCTCGGGGAGCTGGCGGTCCGCGAAAGCCGGTTCGCCGACGCCGCGGGCCGCATCACACGGGCGCTGACCGCCGGCGAGCAGGCCGGGGGAGTGAGCTGGGACGAGCTGGTCCGCCAGGTCCTGGCCGGGGTCGACCGGGCCCGCGCCGCGATGCCGGCGTCCCCGGTGTCGCCGGTCGGGGTGCCCGGCGAGCCGGCGGCGGGCAACCGCACGGCGTCTCCGCGGATCGCGCTGGGCCGCAACCAGTTCGAGCTGGCGGCCGATCGCGCCCAGCCGGACGGCGCGCCCCGGTCGGTGGCTCGTGCGGGGCATCGCCGGTTGCCGCGCCCGAGGCCGATCTCGTGGCGGCGTGAGTCGGAATATCCCGAGGAAGCCTGA
- the sfnG gene encoding dimethylsulfone monooxygenase SfnG: MTQLHEPLKFAYWVPNVSGGLVTSDIEQRTDWGYEYNRDLAVIAENSGFEYALTQVRYTASYGAAYQHESTGFSLALLLATQRLKVIAAVHPGLWQPGVLAKFIASADVLSGGRAAVNVVSGWFKDEFTGLGEPWLEHDERYRRSEEFIRVLKELWTDDHAEFAGDFYRIHDFDIKPKPLSGESRPHPEIFQGGNSTAARKLAGRVSDWYFSNGKDYDGFSEQVAEVRGYAAETGHAVKFGLNGFVIARETEAEARDVLREIVAKANVEAVEGFRSAVQQAGNATADKKGMWADSEFTDLVQYNDGFRTRLIGTPEHIAERAIEYKRRGASLLLLGFLHFQEDVEHFGKHVLPIIRELEKDLDHSAATPEPVGSRA; encoded by the coding sequence ATGACCCAGCTCCACGAACCACTGAAATTCGCCTATTGGGTGCCGAACGTCAGCGGCGGGCTCGTCACCAGCGACATCGAACAGCGCACGGATTGGGGGTACGAATACAACCGGGACCTCGCGGTCATCGCCGAGAACAGCGGGTTCGAATACGCCCTCACGCAGGTCCGGTACACCGCCAGTTACGGCGCCGCCTACCAACACGAATCGACCGGGTTCAGCCTCGCGCTGCTCCTGGCCACGCAGCGGCTGAAGGTGATCGCGGCCGTGCACCCCGGCCTGTGGCAGCCCGGCGTGCTGGCGAAGTTCATCGCCAGCGCGGACGTGCTGTCCGGTGGCCGGGCCGCGGTGAACGTGGTCAGCGGCTGGTTCAAGGACGAGTTCACCGGGCTCGGCGAACCCTGGCTGGAGCACGACGAGCGCTACCGCCGGTCCGAAGAGTTCATCCGGGTGCTCAAGGAACTGTGGACCGACGACCACGCCGAGTTCGCCGGCGACTTCTACCGGATCCACGACTTCGACATCAAGCCCAAACCCCTTTCGGGTGAGAGCCGTCCGCATCCCGAGATCTTCCAGGGCGGCAATTCCACGGCGGCCCGCAAGCTGGCAGGCCGCGTTTCGGACTGGTATTTCAGCAACGGCAAGGACTACGACGGGTTCAGCGAGCAGGTGGCCGAGGTCCGCGGGTACGCCGCCGAAACCGGGCACGCCGTCAAATTCGGCCTGAACGGTTTCGTGATCGCCCGCGAAACCGAAGCCGAAGCGCGGGACGTGCTGCGCGAGATCGTCGCCAAGGCCAACGTCGAAGCGGTCGAAGGCTTCCGGTCGGCGGTGCAGCAGGCCGGCAACGCGACGGCGGACAAGAAGGGCATGTGGGCGGATTCGGAGTTCACCGACCTCGTCCAGTACAACGACGGCTTCCGCACCCGGCTGATCGGCACCCCGGAGCACATCGCCGAACGCGCCATCGAGTACAAGCGCCGCGGCGCGAGCCTGCTGCTGCTCGGTTTCCTGCACTTCCAGGAGGACGTCGAGCACTTCGGCAAGCACGTGCTGCCGATCATCCGTGAGCTGGAGAAGGACCTCGACCACAGCGCCGCGACGCCCGAACCCGTGGGGAGCCGAGCATGA
- a CDS encoding ABC transporter substrate-binding protein, protein MSPLSPVRNAAALLALPVLLTACSAAGGVSGADAGPPKPGGTLRLGISSAPDCIDPQQTATNASINVARQLVDSLTDQDPKTGESKPWLAEKWEVNADSTAFTFHLRPGATFSDGSPVDAAAVKTSFDGIKALGTKAQLGYGYLAAYKSSAVVDPQTVRIEFSAPSAQFLQASSTVSLGVLAPAAFKQTPEQRCQGTGLIGSGPFVFESLKQNQEIVLAKRKGYAWGSPLFKHQGEAYLDKIDYKIVPEPGVRTGSLASGQLDAATDIQPVDEPQFKGNGFSENIRPNPGVVFNLHANTSRGVLTDEKVRQAVLKGVDRPEVVNTVLTPSYKAATSILGSATPLQSDLSQQLAYDQKGAAALLDGDGWVPGPDGIRVKNGQKLSAAVVFSPVFNQNRSVLELIQQQLRKIGFDLRIEQHTTAETTQIQLSGNYDFLWYNVTRADPDILRGQFSTKAGNRSKLAPGNPLDVALDAQSSTVDVTKRKAPAEEAQKLIVEHAYAIPVFELTQVVALSSKAHAVDFEASSRLQLFDAWLS, encoded by the coding sequence GTGTCCCCCCTTTCCCCCGTCCGCAACGCCGCGGCCCTGCTCGCCCTGCCCGTTCTGCTGACCGCCTGCTCCGCCGCCGGCGGGGTGTCCGGGGCCGACGCGGGACCGCCCAAGCCCGGCGGGACGCTGCGGCTCGGCATCTCGTCGGCCCCCGACTGCATCGACCCGCAGCAGACTGCCACCAACGCGTCGATCAACGTCGCCCGCCAGCTGGTCGACTCGCTCACCGACCAGGACCCGAAGACCGGCGAGAGCAAGCCGTGGCTGGCCGAGAAGTGGGAGGTCAACGCCGATTCGACGGCGTTCACCTTTCACCTGCGGCCCGGTGCCACCTTCTCCGACGGCAGCCCGGTCGACGCCGCCGCCGTGAAGACCAGTTTCGACGGCATCAAGGCCCTCGGCACCAAGGCCCAGCTCGGCTACGGCTACCTCGCCGCCTACAAGAGCTCGGCCGTGGTCGACCCGCAGACCGTCCGGATCGAGTTCTCCGCGCCCAGCGCCCAGTTCCTGCAGGCCAGCTCGACCGTCTCGCTCGGCGTTCTCGCCCCCGCGGCGTTCAAGCAGACCCCGGAACAGCGCTGCCAGGGCACCGGCCTGATCGGCTCCGGCCCGTTCGTCTTCGAAAGCCTGAAGCAGAACCAGGAAATCGTGCTGGCCAAGCGGAAGGGCTACGCCTGGGGCTCCCCGCTGTTCAAGCACCAGGGCGAGGCCTACCTCGACAAGATCGACTACAAGATCGTGCCCGAACCCGGCGTCCGCACCGGCAGCCTCGCCTCCGGCCAGCTCGACGCCGCCACCGACATCCAGCCGGTCGACGAGCCGCAGTTCAAGGGCAACGGCTTCAGCGAGAACATCCGGCCCAACCCCGGTGTCGTGTTCAACCTGCACGCCAACACCAGCCGCGGCGTGCTCACCGACGAGAAGGTGCGCCAGGCCGTGCTCAAGGGCGTCGACCGCCCCGAGGTCGTGAACACCGTCCTCACCCCGAGCTACAAAGCCGCCACCAGCATCCTCGGCTCGGCGACGCCGCTGCAGAGTGACCTCTCGCAGCAGCTCGCGTACGACCAGAAGGGCGCGGCCGCGCTGCTGGACGGCGACGGCTGGGTGCCCGGCCCGGACGGCATCCGCGTCAAGAACGGGCAGAAGCTGAGCGCCGCCGTCGTGTTCTCGCCGGTGTTCAACCAGAACCGGAGCGTGCTGGAGCTGATCCAGCAGCAGCTGCGCAAGATCGGCTTCGACCTGCGGATCGAGCAGCACACCACGGCCGAGACCACGCAGATCCAGCTGAGCGGCAACTACGACTTCCTCTGGTACAACGTCACCCGCGCCGACCCGGACATCCTGCGCGGCCAGTTCTCCACCAAGGCGGGCAACCGCAGCAAGCTCGCGCCGGGCAACCCGCTGGACGTGGCCCTCGACGCCCAGTCGTCCACTGTGGACGTCACCAAGCGCAAGGCGCCGGCCGAGGAGGCGCAGAAGCTGATCGTCGAGCACGCCTACGCGATCCCGGTGTTCGAGCTCACCCAGGTCGTCGCGCTGAGCTCGAAGGCGCACGCCGTCGACTTCGAGGCGTCGTCACGGCTGCAGCTGTTCGACGCGTGGCTGTCGTGA
- a CDS encoding acyl-CoA dehydrogenase family protein — protein MTDWIERAREAAAKLAVDAVERDRRGETPYQEVQLLKDAGLVTLLGPAEHGGGGQTWETAYRVIREIARADGSIGQLLGYHYLWAWAARLVATDAQVAAVEELYTKENLFFGGAVNPRDSDLTITEDGDELVYNGHKSFSTGSKVSDLTVLEGVLEGTEDHIFAIVPSRQEGITFHDDWDNIGQRLTESGSVTISGVRVPWESAAGYVDREFRPLVYNTLNVPAIQLVFTNFYLGIAQGALETALAYTRERTRAWPYGGDDKQAASEEWYILDGYGDLQAKLWAAEALVDKAGAAISRVLHAPREELTPEARGEVAVLIAAAKQRTVDTGLEIGTKIFELTGARASASKYGLDRFWRNLRTHSLHDPLPYKRREVGEYALLGAYPTPTWYT, from the coding sequence ATGACCGACTGGATCGAACGCGCCCGTGAGGCCGCCGCCAAGCTCGCCGTCGACGCCGTCGAGCGCGACCGCCGCGGCGAGACCCCGTACCAGGAAGTCCAGCTGCTCAAGGACGCCGGCCTGGTCACCCTGCTCGGCCCGGCCGAGCACGGCGGCGGCGGGCAGACCTGGGAGACCGCGTACCGGGTGATCCGCGAGATCGCCAGGGCCGACGGCTCGATCGGGCAGCTGCTGGGCTACCACTACCTGTGGGCCTGGGCGGCTCGCCTGGTGGCCACGGACGCGCAGGTGGCCGCGGTCGAAGAGCTGTACACGAAGGAGAACCTGTTCTTCGGCGGCGCGGTCAACCCGCGCGACTCCGACCTGACGATCACCGAAGACGGCGACGAACTCGTCTACAACGGGCACAAGTCGTTCTCCACCGGCAGCAAGGTCTCCGACCTGACGGTGCTGGAAGGCGTCCTGGAGGGCACCGAGGACCACATCTTCGCGATCGTCCCGTCGCGGCAGGAGGGCATCACCTTCCACGACGACTGGGACAACATCGGCCAGCGGCTCACCGAATCCGGCAGCGTCACGATCTCCGGCGTCCGGGTGCCGTGGGAATCGGCCGCCGGCTACGTCGACCGCGAGTTCCGGCCGCTGGTGTACAACACCCTGAACGTCCCGGCGATCCAGCTCGTCTTCACCAACTTCTACCTCGGCATCGCCCAGGGCGCACTCGAGACCGCGCTCGCCTACACACGGGAGCGCACCCGGGCGTGGCCCTACGGCGGCGACGACAAGCAGGCCGCGTCCGAAGAGTGGTACATCCTCGACGGCTACGGCGACCTGCAGGCGAAGCTGTGGGCGGCGGAGGCACTGGTGGACAAGGCGGGCGCGGCGATCTCCCGCGTGCTCCACGCCCCGCGCGAAGAGCTGACGCCCGAGGCGCGCGGCGAGGTGGCGGTGCTGATCGCCGCGGCCAAGCAGCGCACGGTGGACACCGGCCTGGAGATCGGGACGAAGATCTTCGAGCTGACCGGGGCCAGGGCGAGCGCGTCGAAGTACGGCCTCGACCGGTTCTGGCGCAACCTGCGGACGCACTCGCTGCACGACCCGCTGCCGTACAAGCGCCGGGAAGTGGGGGAGTACGCCCTGCTCGGCGCGTACCCGACGCCGACCTGGTACACCTGA
- a CDS encoding ABC transporter permease produces the protein MVDLALPKRHLSAKVAPGLVLAVAVLAFVLLAAFVPGLLTGYDPLTGVPAERLQEPSLHHLFGTDETGRDVYARVIHGASLSLRATAIAVLVALVAGSALGLVAGFRGGLLDTVIMRFVDVFLAIPPILLSLALVTALGFGTTNVAIAVGIANLASFARVMRAEVLRVRSGVYVEAARASGVRWSGVLLRHVLPNAAGPVLALATLTLGTAVLEVSALSFLGFGATPPTPEWGALVAGGRSFLATAWWMTTFPGLTVAAVVLSANRLSRALDGGDR, from the coding sequence GTGGTTGACCTCGCGCTCCCGAAGCGCCACCTGTCCGCGAAAGTGGCGCCGGGGCTGGTGCTGGCGGTGGCCGTGCTGGCGTTCGTGCTGCTCGCGGCGTTCGTGCCGGGACTGCTGACCGGGTACGACCCGCTCACCGGCGTCCCGGCCGAGCGGCTGCAGGAGCCGTCCCTGCACCACCTGTTCGGCACCGACGAGACCGGCCGGGACGTCTACGCGCGCGTGATCCACGGCGCGTCGCTCTCGCTGCGGGCGACCGCGATCGCCGTGCTCGTGGCGCTGGTGGCCGGCTCGGCCCTCGGCCTGGTCGCCGGCTTCCGCGGCGGCCTGCTCGACACGGTGATCATGCGGTTCGTCGACGTCTTCCTGGCCATCCCGCCGATCCTGCTGTCGCTGGCCCTGGTCACCGCGCTGGGGTTCGGCACGACGAATGTCGCGATCGCCGTCGGCATCGCGAACCTGGCGTCCTTCGCCCGGGTCATGCGCGCGGAGGTGCTTCGCGTGCGCAGCGGCGTGTACGTCGAGGCTGCCCGGGCGTCCGGGGTGCGCTGGTCGGGTGTGCTGCTGCGGCACGTCCTGCCGAACGCGGCCGGCCCGGTGCTCGCGCTGGCGACGCTCACCCTCGGCACGGCCGTGCTCGAGGTCTCCGCGCTGAGCTTCCTCGGCTTCGGCGCGACCCCGCCCACCCCGGAGTGGGGCGCGCTCGTCGCGGGCGGGCGCAGTTTCCTGGCCACGGCCTGGTGGATGACGACGTTCCCGGGCCTGACGGTCGCGGCGGTGGTCCTGTCCGCGAACCGGCTGTCCCGCGCGCTGGACGGAGGAGACCGATGA